In the Gossypium arboreum isolate Shixiya-1 chromosome 10, ASM2569848v2, whole genome shotgun sequence genome, one interval contains:
- the LOC108486959 gene encoding calmodulin-binding transcription activator 2-like isoform X1 encodes MAQGRRYLPSQQLDLQQILQEAQHRWLRPVEVCEILGNYTKFRLSDKPPSRPSAGSLYLFDRKTIRYFRKDGHDWRKKKDGKTVREAHEKLKIGSVDVLHCYYAHGQFNENFQRRCYWMLDGQFEHIVFVHYREVKEGYRSGISCLLVDPGSQSESLQTGLAPSLTHENSPAATIQVSPTSTSKIGWNGKTSSSKFEDVDSGDDPSAVAPDQPIYGSKSCTASVEPEVAGFPESGRNPPGSWLGESNFNHNTVSGSSFWPGSHHLATNNISMLDHKLYVEQPTTSDFITKEAQVRLHDVSDAVTCGDKLINDGDVQAVGEYPEKLTQELQSQNYSGFEKVVSTSMQNEKEPKGIGKNYDEPGELKKLDSFGRWMDKEIGGDCDDSLMASDSANYWSTLNTETDDKEVSSLSCHMQLDIDSLGPSLSQEQLFSIVDFSPDWAYSGVGTKVLLVGNFLKNKELPIAAKWGCMFGEIEVSAEVLTNNVIRCQVPSHVPGRVPFYITCSNRLACSEVREFEYREKPSGFSFITAVKCTAQEEMHLQVCLAKLLHTGSGRKWLDCSVEECDKCKLKSSICSMGVASANDCIQSKEGLILNLLKQKLSQWLIHKVHEDGKGPLILDDKGQGVIHLAASLGYEWAMNPIVAAGISPNFRDAKGRTALHWASYFGREEAVIALIKLGASPGAVDDPTPSFPGGRTAADLASSRGHKGIAGYLAEADLTTHLSSLTVNQNVVGNDATTPAQEAIGTSSEVAPSNGTLDDNCSLKGSLAAVRKSVHAAALIQAAFRARSAHLRQLTKGNDDMFEISLELGILGSLNRLQKTSHFGDYLHTAASKIQQKYRGWKGRKEFLKIRNRIVKIQAHVRGHQVRKQYKKLVWSVGLVEKIILRWRRKGAGLRGFRVQTATDKTVAGIKIEDEYEFLQVGQQQKVDGIEKALARVKSMARDQEACEQYMRLTTKFGESKNSDRGSSDSSNAIVKSKR; translated from the exons ATGGCTCAAGGCAGAAGATATCTCCCCAGTCAGCAATTAG ACCTTCAACAGATATTGCAGGAAGCACAACATCGTTGGCTTCGTCCTGTTGAAGTTTGTGAAATACTTGGCAACTACACCAAGTTTCGTTTATCAGACAAGCCACCTTCTAGGCCTTCAG CTGGATCTTTGTACCTGTTTGACCGGAAAACAATTCGGTACTTTCGTAAAGATGGTCACGATTGGaggaaaaagaaggatggaaaaaCTGTCAGAGAAGCTCATGAAAAGTTGAAg ATTGGAAGTGTGGATGTTCTTCACTGTTACTATGCACATGGTCAGTTTAATGAGAATTTTCAGCGACGTTGCTACTGGATGCTTGATGG GCAGTTCGAGCATATTGTTTTTGTTCATTACAGAGAAGTAAAAGAG GGGTACAGGTCTGGAATCTCCTGTTTACTAGTGGACCCAGGATCACAGAGTGAAAGCCTGCAAACTGGTTTAGCTCCTTCCCTAACACATGAAAATTCACCTGCTGCTACTATTCAGGTATCTCCCACATCAACCAGCAAAATTGGTTGGAATGGGAAAACATCATCTTCCAAATTTGAGGATGTTGACTCTGGGGATGATCCAAGTGCCGTTGCTCCTGACCAACCTATATATGGTTCCAAGTCTTGTACTGCTTCAGTGGAGCCTGAAGTTGCTG GTTTTCCAGAATCAGGGAGGAATCCTCCTGGTTCATGGCTTGGAGAATCTAATTTTAATCACAACACTGTATCTGGGTCATCTTTCTGGCCTGGCAGCCATCACTTGGCCACCAATAACATTAGCATGCTAGATCATAAGCTCTATGTTGAACAGCCTACGACATCTGACTTTATAACTAAGGAAGCACAGGTGAGACTGCATGATGTCTCAGATGCTGTAACATGTGGAGATAAGTTAATCAACGATGGAGATGTCCAAGCAGTTGGAGAATATCCGGAGAAACTAACCCAG GAGCTACAATCTCAGAATTATTCTGGTTTTGAAAAGGTAGTCTCCACTTCCATGCAAAACGAGAAGGAACCCAAAGGCATTGGTAAAAATTATGATGAACCAGGAGAGCTGAAAAAACTTGATAGCTTTGGAAGATGGATGGATAAAGAAATTGGTGGAGATTGTGATGATTCCTTGATGGCTTCTGACTCTGCCAATTATTGGAGTACACTTAACACTGAGACTGATGACAAGGAAGTGTCCAGTTTATCATGCCATATGCAGTTGGATATTGATTCCTTGGGTCCTTCTCTTTCTCAGGAACAGTTATTTAGCATTGTTGATTTCTCACCTGACTGGGCATATTCAGGTGTTGGAACAAAG GTTTTACTTGTCGGAAATTTCTTGAAAAACAAGGAGCTTCCTATTGCTGCCAAATGGGGCTGTATGTTTGGTGAAATTGAAGTTTCTGCTGAGGTTTTGACTAACAATGTTATCCGTTGTCAAGTTCCTTCTCATGTGCCTGGACGTGTTCCATTTTATATCACCTGCAGCAACAGATTGGCGTGCAGTGAGGTAAGAGAGTTTGAATATCGTGAAAAGCCATCTGGATTTTCATTTATTACAGCTGTTAAATGTACAGCACAAGAGGAAATGCACTTGCAAGTTTGTTTGGCAAAATTGTTACATACTGGCTCAGGGAGAAAGTGGTTGGATTGTTCTGTTGAGGAGTGTGATAAATGTAAGCTGAAAAGTAGCATATGTTCGATGGGTGTAGCAAGTGCAAATGATTGTATACAATCTAAAGAGGGTTTGATTCTGAATTTGCTAAAGCAAAAACTTTCTCAGTGGCTGATACACAAAGTCCATGAAGATGGCAAAGGTCCACTTATTCTGGATGACAAAGGTCAAGGAGTTATACATTTGGCTGCTTCTCTTGGTTATGAGTGGGCAATGAACCCTATAGTTGCTGCAGGCATAAGTCCTAATTTTAGAGATGCAAAAGGTAGAACGGCGCTTCACTGGGCATCATATTTTGGAAG AGAAGAAGCTGTCATTGCACTTATTAAGCTAGGTGCTTCTCCTGGTGCTGTTGATGATCCTACACCAAGTTTCCCTGGTGGAAGAACGGCTGCTGACTTGGCATCAAGTAGAGGGCACAAAGGAATAGCAGGATACCTGGCTGAAGCTGATTTGACCACCCATCTTTCTTCATTGACCGTTAACCAAAATGTGGTAGGCAATGATGCAACTACACCTGCACAAGAGGCCATTGGGACTTCTTCTGAAGTTGCTCCATCTAATGGGACATTAGATGACAATTGCTCATTGAAAGGGTCCCTTGCTGCTGTTAGAAAATCAGTTCATGCAGCTGCTCTGATCCAAGCTGCTTTTCGCGCTCGCTCAGCCCATTTAAGACAATTAACTAAAGGCAATGATGATATGTTTGAAATATCACTTGAACTAGGTATTCTTGGGTCTTTGAACAGGCTTCAGAAGACTAGTCATTTTGGAGACTATTTGCACACTGCAGCTTCAAAGATCCAACAGAAGTATCGTGGCTGgaaaggaaggaaggaatttttgaagaTACGAAATCGGATTGTGAAAATTCAG GCCCATGTGAGGGGACATCAAGTTCGCAAACAATACAAAAAGCTTGTTTGGTCTGTCGGTTTAGTTGAAAAGATAATCTTACGATGGAGGCGTAAAGGTGCTGGTCTACGAGGATTTCGGGTGCAAACTGCAACTGATAAGACAGTAGCAGGGATCAAGATAGAAGACGAATACGAATTTTTACAAGTTGGTCAACAACAAAAAGTTGATGGGATTGAGAAAGCTCTAGCAAGAGTGAAGTCCATGGCTCGTGATCAAGAAGCGTGCGAGCAGTACATGAGGCTAACTACAAAATTTGGGGAATCAAAG AATAGTGACAGAGGAAGCAGTGATAGCAGCAATGCGATTGTCAAGTCGAAGAGATAG
- the LOC108486959 gene encoding calmodulin-binding transcription activator 2-like isoform X2, producing MEFDLQQILQEAQHRWLRPVEVCEILGNYTKFRLSDKPPSRPSAGSLYLFDRKTIRYFRKDGHDWRKKKDGKTVREAHEKLKIGSVDVLHCYYAHGQFNENFQRRCYWMLDGQFEHIVFVHYREVKEGYRSGISCLLVDPGSQSESLQTGLAPSLTHENSPAATIQVSPTSTSKIGWNGKTSSSKFEDVDSGDDPSAVAPDQPIYGSKSCTASVEPEVAGFPESGRNPPGSWLGESNFNHNTVSGSSFWPGSHHLATNNISMLDHKLYVEQPTTSDFITKEAQVRLHDVSDAVTCGDKLINDGDVQAVGEYPEKLTQELQSQNYSGFEKVVSTSMQNEKEPKGIGKNYDEPGELKKLDSFGRWMDKEIGGDCDDSLMASDSANYWSTLNTETDDKEVSSLSCHMQLDIDSLGPSLSQEQLFSIVDFSPDWAYSGVGTKVLLVGNFLKNKELPIAAKWGCMFGEIEVSAEVLTNNVIRCQVPSHVPGRVPFYITCSNRLACSEVREFEYREKPSGFSFITAVKCTAQEEMHLQVCLAKLLHTGSGRKWLDCSVEECDKCKLKSSICSMGVASANDCIQSKEGLILNLLKQKLSQWLIHKVHEDGKGPLILDDKGQGVIHLAASLGYEWAMNPIVAAGISPNFRDAKGRTALHWASYFGREEAVIALIKLGASPGAVDDPTPSFPGGRTAADLASSRGHKGIAGYLAEADLTTHLSSLTVNQNVVGNDATTPAQEAIGTSSEVAPSNGTLDDNCSLKGSLAAVRKSVHAAALIQAAFRARSAHLRQLTKGNDDMFEISLELGILGSLNRLQKTSHFGDYLHTAASKIQQKYRGWKGRKEFLKIRNRIVKIQAHVRGHQVRKQYKKLVWSVGLVEKIILRWRRKGAGLRGFRVQTATDKTVAGIKIEDEYEFLQVGQQQKVDGIEKALARVKSMARDQEACEQYMRLTTKFGESKNSDRGSSDSSNAIVKSKR from the exons ATGGAATTTG ACCTTCAACAGATATTGCAGGAAGCACAACATCGTTGGCTTCGTCCTGTTGAAGTTTGTGAAATACTTGGCAACTACACCAAGTTTCGTTTATCAGACAAGCCACCTTCTAGGCCTTCAG CTGGATCTTTGTACCTGTTTGACCGGAAAACAATTCGGTACTTTCGTAAAGATGGTCACGATTGGaggaaaaagaaggatggaaaaaCTGTCAGAGAAGCTCATGAAAAGTTGAAg ATTGGAAGTGTGGATGTTCTTCACTGTTACTATGCACATGGTCAGTTTAATGAGAATTTTCAGCGACGTTGCTACTGGATGCTTGATGG GCAGTTCGAGCATATTGTTTTTGTTCATTACAGAGAAGTAAAAGAG GGGTACAGGTCTGGAATCTCCTGTTTACTAGTGGACCCAGGATCACAGAGTGAAAGCCTGCAAACTGGTTTAGCTCCTTCCCTAACACATGAAAATTCACCTGCTGCTACTATTCAGGTATCTCCCACATCAACCAGCAAAATTGGTTGGAATGGGAAAACATCATCTTCCAAATTTGAGGATGTTGACTCTGGGGATGATCCAAGTGCCGTTGCTCCTGACCAACCTATATATGGTTCCAAGTCTTGTACTGCTTCAGTGGAGCCTGAAGTTGCTG GTTTTCCAGAATCAGGGAGGAATCCTCCTGGTTCATGGCTTGGAGAATCTAATTTTAATCACAACACTGTATCTGGGTCATCTTTCTGGCCTGGCAGCCATCACTTGGCCACCAATAACATTAGCATGCTAGATCATAAGCTCTATGTTGAACAGCCTACGACATCTGACTTTATAACTAAGGAAGCACAGGTGAGACTGCATGATGTCTCAGATGCTGTAACATGTGGAGATAAGTTAATCAACGATGGAGATGTCCAAGCAGTTGGAGAATATCCGGAGAAACTAACCCAG GAGCTACAATCTCAGAATTATTCTGGTTTTGAAAAGGTAGTCTCCACTTCCATGCAAAACGAGAAGGAACCCAAAGGCATTGGTAAAAATTATGATGAACCAGGAGAGCTGAAAAAACTTGATAGCTTTGGAAGATGGATGGATAAAGAAATTGGTGGAGATTGTGATGATTCCTTGATGGCTTCTGACTCTGCCAATTATTGGAGTACACTTAACACTGAGACTGATGACAAGGAAGTGTCCAGTTTATCATGCCATATGCAGTTGGATATTGATTCCTTGGGTCCTTCTCTTTCTCAGGAACAGTTATTTAGCATTGTTGATTTCTCACCTGACTGGGCATATTCAGGTGTTGGAACAAAG GTTTTACTTGTCGGAAATTTCTTGAAAAACAAGGAGCTTCCTATTGCTGCCAAATGGGGCTGTATGTTTGGTGAAATTGAAGTTTCTGCTGAGGTTTTGACTAACAATGTTATCCGTTGTCAAGTTCCTTCTCATGTGCCTGGACGTGTTCCATTTTATATCACCTGCAGCAACAGATTGGCGTGCAGTGAGGTAAGAGAGTTTGAATATCGTGAAAAGCCATCTGGATTTTCATTTATTACAGCTGTTAAATGTACAGCACAAGAGGAAATGCACTTGCAAGTTTGTTTGGCAAAATTGTTACATACTGGCTCAGGGAGAAAGTGGTTGGATTGTTCTGTTGAGGAGTGTGATAAATGTAAGCTGAAAAGTAGCATATGTTCGATGGGTGTAGCAAGTGCAAATGATTGTATACAATCTAAAGAGGGTTTGATTCTGAATTTGCTAAAGCAAAAACTTTCTCAGTGGCTGATACACAAAGTCCATGAAGATGGCAAAGGTCCACTTATTCTGGATGACAAAGGTCAAGGAGTTATACATTTGGCTGCTTCTCTTGGTTATGAGTGGGCAATGAACCCTATAGTTGCTGCAGGCATAAGTCCTAATTTTAGAGATGCAAAAGGTAGAACGGCGCTTCACTGGGCATCATATTTTGGAAG AGAAGAAGCTGTCATTGCACTTATTAAGCTAGGTGCTTCTCCTGGTGCTGTTGATGATCCTACACCAAGTTTCCCTGGTGGAAGAACGGCTGCTGACTTGGCATCAAGTAGAGGGCACAAAGGAATAGCAGGATACCTGGCTGAAGCTGATTTGACCACCCATCTTTCTTCATTGACCGTTAACCAAAATGTGGTAGGCAATGATGCAACTACACCTGCACAAGAGGCCATTGGGACTTCTTCTGAAGTTGCTCCATCTAATGGGACATTAGATGACAATTGCTCATTGAAAGGGTCCCTTGCTGCTGTTAGAAAATCAGTTCATGCAGCTGCTCTGATCCAAGCTGCTTTTCGCGCTCGCTCAGCCCATTTAAGACAATTAACTAAAGGCAATGATGATATGTTTGAAATATCACTTGAACTAGGTATTCTTGGGTCTTTGAACAGGCTTCAGAAGACTAGTCATTTTGGAGACTATTTGCACACTGCAGCTTCAAAGATCCAACAGAAGTATCGTGGCTGgaaaggaaggaaggaatttttgaagaTACGAAATCGGATTGTGAAAATTCAG GCCCATGTGAGGGGACATCAAGTTCGCAAACAATACAAAAAGCTTGTTTGGTCTGTCGGTTTAGTTGAAAAGATAATCTTACGATGGAGGCGTAAAGGTGCTGGTCTACGAGGATTTCGGGTGCAAACTGCAACTGATAAGACAGTAGCAGGGATCAAGATAGAAGACGAATACGAATTTTTACAAGTTGGTCAACAACAAAAAGTTGATGGGATTGAGAAAGCTCTAGCAAGAGTGAAGTCCATGGCTCGTGATCAAGAAGCGTGCGAGCAGTACATGAGGCTAACTACAAAATTTGGGGAATCAAAG AATAGTGACAGAGGAAGCAGTGATAGCAGCAATGCGATTGTCAAGTCGAAGAGATAG
- the LOC108486959 gene encoding calmodulin-binding transcription activator 2-like isoform X3 codes for MAQGRRYLPSQQLAGSLYLFDRKTIRYFRKDGHDWRKKKDGKTVREAHEKLKIGSVDVLHCYYAHGQFNENFQRRCYWMLDGQFEHIVFVHYREVKEGYRSGISCLLVDPGSQSESLQTGLAPSLTHENSPAATIQVSPTSTSKIGWNGKTSSSKFEDVDSGDDPSAVAPDQPIYGSKSCTASVEPEVAGFPESGRNPPGSWLGESNFNHNTVSGSSFWPGSHHLATNNISMLDHKLYVEQPTTSDFITKEAQVRLHDVSDAVTCGDKLINDGDVQAVGEYPEKLTQELQSQNYSGFEKVVSTSMQNEKEPKGIGKNYDEPGELKKLDSFGRWMDKEIGGDCDDSLMASDSANYWSTLNTETDDKEVSSLSCHMQLDIDSLGPSLSQEQLFSIVDFSPDWAYSGVGTKVLLVGNFLKNKELPIAAKWGCMFGEIEVSAEVLTNNVIRCQVPSHVPGRVPFYITCSNRLACSEVREFEYREKPSGFSFITAVKCTAQEEMHLQVCLAKLLHTGSGRKWLDCSVEECDKCKLKSSICSMGVASANDCIQSKEGLILNLLKQKLSQWLIHKVHEDGKGPLILDDKGQGVIHLAASLGYEWAMNPIVAAGISPNFRDAKGRTALHWASYFGREEAVIALIKLGASPGAVDDPTPSFPGGRTAADLASSRGHKGIAGYLAEADLTTHLSSLTVNQNVVGNDATTPAQEAIGTSSEVAPSNGTLDDNCSLKGSLAAVRKSVHAAALIQAAFRARSAHLRQLTKGNDDMFEISLELGILGSLNRLQKTSHFGDYLHTAASKIQQKYRGWKGRKEFLKIRNRIVKIQAHVRGHQVRKQYKKLVWSVGLVEKIILRWRRKGAGLRGFRVQTATDKTVAGIKIEDEYEFLQVGQQQKVDGIEKALARVKSMARDQEACEQYMRLTTKFGESKNSDRGSSDSSNAIVKSKR; via the exons ATGGCTCAAGGCAGAAGATATCTCCCCAGTCAGCAATTAG CTGGATCTTTGTACCTGTTTGACCGGAAAACAATTCGGTACTTTCGTAAAGATGGTCACGATTGGaggaaaaagaaggatggaaaaaCTGTCAGAGAAGCTCATGAAAAGTTGAAg ATTGGAAGTGTGGATGTTCTTCACTGTTACTATGCACATGGTCAGTTTAATGAGAATTTTCAGCGACGTTGCTACTGGATGCTTGATGG GCAGTTCGAGCATATTGTTTTTGTTCATTACAGAGAAGTAAAAGAG GGGTACAGGTCTGGAATCTCCTGTTTACTAGTGGACCCAGGATCACAGAGTGAAAGCCTGCAAACTGGTTTAGCTCCTTCCCTAACACATGAAAATTCACCTGCTGCTACTATTCAGGTATCTCCCACATCAACCAGCAAAATTGGTTGGAATGGGAAAACATCATCTTCCAAATTTGAGGATGTTGACTCTGGGGATGATCCAAGTGCCGTTGCTCCTGACCAACCTATATATGGTTCCAAGTCTTGTACTGCTTCAGTGGAGCCTGAAGTTGCTG GTTTTCCAGAATCAGGGAGGAATCCTCCTGGTTCATGGCTTGGAGAATCTAATTTTAATCACAACACTGTATCTGGGTCATCTTTCTGGCCTGGCAGCCATCACTTGGCCACCAATAACATTAGCATGCTAGATCATAAGCTCTATGTTGAACAGCCTACGACATCTGACTTTATAACTAAGGAAGCACAGGTGAGACTGCATGATGTCTCAGATGCTGTAACATGTGGAGATAAGTTAATCAACGATGGAGATGTCCAAGCAGTTGGAGAATATCCGGAGAAACTAACCCAG GAGCTACAATCTCAGAATTATTCTGGTTTTGAAAAGGTAGTCTCCACTTCCATGCAAAACGAGAAGGAACCCAAAGGCATTGGTAAAAATTATGATGAACCAGGAGAGCTGAAAAAACTTGATAGCTTTGGAAGATGGATGGATAAAGAAATTGGTGGAGATTGTGATGATTCCTTGATGGCTTCTGACTCTGCCAATTATTGGAGTACACTTAACACTGAGACTGATGACAAGGAAGTGTCCAGTTTATCATGCCATATGCAGTTGGATATTGATTCCTTGGGTCCTTCTCTTTCTCAGGAACAGTTATTTAGCATTGTTGATTTCTCACCTGACTGGGCATATTCAGGTGTTGGAACAAAG GTTTTACTTGTCGGAAATTTCTTGAAAAACAAGGAGCTTCCTATTGCTGCCAAATGGGGCTGTATGTTTGGTGAAATTGAAGTTTCTGCTGAGGTTTTGACTAACAATGTTATCCGTTGTCAAGTTCCTTCTCATGTGCCTGGACGTGTTCCATTTTATATCACCTGCAGCAACAGATTGGCGTGCAGTGAGGTAAGAGAGTTTGAATATCGTGAAAAGCCATCTGGATTTTCATTTATTACAGCTGTTAAATGTACAGCACAAGAGGAAATGCACTTGCAAGTTTGTTTGGCAAAATTGTTACATACTGGCTCAGGGAGAAAGTGGTTGGATTGTTCTGTTGAGGAGTGTGATAAATGTAAGCTGAAAAGTAGCATATGTTCGATGGGTGTAGCAAGTGCAAATGATTGTATACAATCTAAAGAGGGTTTGATTCTGAATTTGCTAAAGCAAAAACTTTCTCAGTGGCTGATACACAAAGTCCATGAAGATGGCAAAGGTCCACTTATTCTGGATGACAAAGGTCAAGGAGTTATACATTTGGCTGCTTCTCTTGGTTATGAGTGGGCAATGAACCCTATAGTTGCTGCAGGCATAAGTCCTAATTTTAGAGATGCAAAAGGTAGAACGGCGCTTCACTGGGCATCATATTTTGGAAG AGAAGAAGCTGTCATTGCACTTATTAAGCTAGGTGCTTCTCCTGGTGCTGTTGATGATCCTACACCAAGTTTCCCTGGTGGAAGAACGGCTGCTGACTTGGCATCAAGTAGAGGGCACAAAGGAATAGCAGGATACCTGGCTGAAGCTGATTTGACCACCCATCTTTCTTCATTGACCGTTAACCAAAATGTGGTAGGCAATGATGCAACTACACCTGCACAAGAGGCCATTGGGACTTCTTCTGAAGTTGCTCCATCTAATGGGACATTAGATGACAATTGCTCATTGAAAGGGTCCCTTGCTGCTGTTAGAAAATCAGTTCATGCAGCTGCTCTGATCCAAGCTGCTTTTCGCGCTCGCTCAGCCCATTTAAGACAATTAACTAAAGGCAATGATGATATGTTTGAAATATCACTTGAACTAGGTATTCTTGGGTCTTTGAACAGGCTTCAGAAGACTAGTCATTTTGGAGACTATTTGCACACTGCAGCTTCAAAGATCCAACAGAAGTATCGTGGCTGgaaaggaaggaaggaatttttgaagaTACGAAATCGGATTGTGAAAATTCAG GCCCATGTGAGGGGACATCAAGTTCGCAAACAATACAAAAAGCTTGTTTGGTCTGTCGGTTTAGTTGAAAAGATAATCTTACGATGGAGGCGTAAAGGTGCTGGTCTACGAGGATTTCGGGTGCAAACTGCAACTGATAAGACAGTAGCAGGGATCAAGATAGAAGACGAATACGAATTTTTACAAGTTGGTCAACAACAAAAAGTTGATGGGATTGAGAAAGCTCTAGCAAGAGTGAAGTCCATGGCTCGTGATCAAGAAGCGTGCGAGCAGTACATGAGGCTAACTACAAAATTTGGGGAATCAAAG AATAGTGACAGAGGAAGCAGTGATAGCAGCAATGCGATTGTCAAGTCGAAGAGATAG